The Cellulomonas sp. S1-8 genomic sequence ATGACCTTGGGCGGGACGGTCACCGCACCGTGACCCTAGGGTAGGCGTGTGCCCACCTCTCACACCTCTCTCGTCGACCGTGAGAACCTGCGCGCCGGGATCGACGCAGCTCTGACGCGGCACGTCGCCCACCTGCGGGAGACCGCGCTGGCGATCAGCCCGGACGCGGCGCCCGTCGCCGAGGCGGTCGAGCGGATGATCACCGGCGGCAAGCGGCTGCGCGCCGCCTTCTGCTACTGGTCGTGGCGCGCGCACGGCGGGACGCCCGGGGACGAGCGCGAGCAGGCCGTGCTGCGTGCCGGGGCCGCGCTCGAGCTGTTCCAGGCGGCGGCGCTGTTCCACGACGACGTCATGGACGACTCGAGCACGCGCCGCGGGCTCCCCACGGCGCACCGGGTCTTCGCCACCCGGCACCAGGCCGCGGGGCGCCGGGGCGAGCCGCGCCGCTTCGGCGACGGCGTCGCTATCCTGCTCGGTGACCTCGCGCTCGTCGCGAGCGACGAGGAGATGGCGCACGCGCTGGCCACGGTGCCCGCGCCGGTCGCACGCACCGCGCGCGCCGTGTTCGACCTCATGCGGACCGAGGTGACGATCGGCCAGTACCTCGACCTCGTCGCGCAGACCATGCCGTGGGGCGACCCGGCCGACGACGAGCGGCGGGCGCGCGACGTCGTGCGCACCAAGGCCGCGCGCTACAGCGTCGAGCACCCGCTGGTCCTCGGTGCGGCGCTGGCCGGGGCCGACGACGAGGCGCTCGCGGGCTGCCGCGCCGTGGGGCTGCCGCTCGGTGAGGCCTTCCAGCTGCGGGACGACCTCCTGGGCGTCCTCGGCGACCCGTCGACGACGGGCAAGCCCACCGGCGACGACCTGCGCGAGGGCAAGCGGACCGTCCTGGTGGCCCGCGCGCTGGCCCGCGCGACCGCCGCAGGTGACACCGACGCGGTGGACGTCCTCACGCGGCGCGTGGGCGACCCGCATCTCGACGCCGAGGGGGTGGCCGTGCTCACGGAGCTCCTGGTGCGGACCGGGGCCGTCGCCGAGGTCGAGGAGCTCATCGACGACCTGCGCCGTCAGACCTTCGAGCAGATCGCGGCCCGCGCCTGGCCGGAGCCCGCGCGCGGCGCACTGGTCGCGCTCGCGCACGCCGCGGTGGACCGCGCCGCCTGAGCCGTCCGACGGGCACGACCCGCACCTGACCGGCACGGGGCGACCCACCGGCTACAGCAGCGCCTGTGCGACCCTCCGCACCTCGGTCTTGCGCCCCGCACGCAGCGCGGCGATCGGCGTGGTCCCCAGGGTCTCCTCCGGGGAGAACAGCCACTCGATCGTCTCGTGGTCCGTGAAGCCGTCGTCCTCCAGCACCGTCAGCGTGCCCTGCAGCGCGGCGAGCACGGCCCACGGCCGGTCGTCCGAGGGAGCCTCGGGCTGGGCCGGGTTGGCCAGGTGCCCGGGGACCAGCAGGTCCGCCGGCACGCTGAGCACCGGCGGGCTCCCCCGCCGGACGCCGACGAGCTTGCGCTCCTGCAGGAGGCGGCGCACCTTGCCCCCGTCGACGTCGAGCATCTCTGCGATGTCCGGGACGGTCAGCCACGTGCCGACCAGCTGGTCCAGATCCGAGGGTGCACTCACCCGGTCAGCCTACGGGTCGAGCGCGCCAGGGCTGACATCGGCCCTGCGGGCTTTCGGTCCCGGGCGATCTCGTCTAGCGTCAATTTTTGTCACACCTGTCACATGAGCACCAGACGTCACCGACGACACGCCGCACGACGCGCCGCGCCGCCTGTGCTCCACCACAGCACGACCCATCGATCCACCACAGCTCGACCAGCCTGGGGGGGCCATGTCCGTCAACTCACCGCGCCCGCGCACCGTCGTGCGCGCCGCGACCGGGACGGGCGCGACGCTCGCTCTCGCGACCGTCGCGCTCGCCGCCACCGGCACCGCCGGCCACGCCGACGACTACACCGTCCGCGACGGCGACACCCTGACGTCGATCGCGCGCCGCACCGGCACGACGGTCGCCCGGCTGGCCGCCGACAACGCGCTGGCCGACCCCTCGTTCGTCCGCGCGGGCCAGGTGCTGCGGCTGTCGACGGCCGCGCCCGCTGGACCGACCGCGCCGGCACCGTCGGGGGCGTCCTACGTGGTGCGCTCGGGCGACACCGTCTCCGGCATCGCGGGACGGCACGGCACCACGGTCGCCGCGGTCGTGGCGGCCAACGGGCTCGACGGTCGCGCGTTCATCCGCGTCGGCCAGACCCTGACGATCCCCGGGGGCGCGCGGCCCACCGCGTCCGCCGCCCCGGCGACCTCCCCCGGCGCCGCCTACACGGTCCAGGGCGGTGACACCGTCTCCGCCATCGCGTCGCGCCACGGCACCACCGTCGCCGCCGTCGTGGCCGCCAACGGCCTGGACGCGCGCGCCGCCATCCGCGTCGGCCAGACCCTGACGATCCCCGGGGCGACGTCCGGCGCACCGGCCACCACGCTCGTCGGCAGCACGTTCGCGGGCCG encodes the following:
- a CDS encoding polyprenyl synthetase family protein, producing the protein MPTSHTSLVDRENLRAGIDAALTRHVAHLRETALAISPDAAPVAEAVERMITGGKRLRAAFCYWSWRAHGGTPGDEREQAVLRAGAALELFQAAALFHDDVMDDSSTRRGLPTAHRVFATRHQAAGRRGEPRRFGDGVAILLGDLALVASDEEMAHALATVPAPVARTARAVFDLMRTEVTIGQYLDLVAQTMPWGDPADDERRARDVVRTKAARYSVEHPLVLGAALAGADDEALAGCRAVGLPLGEAFQLRDDLLGVLGDPSTTGKPTGDDLREGKRTVLVARALARATAAGDTDAVDVLTRRVGDPHLDAEGVAVLTELLVRTGAVAEVEELIDDLRRQTFEQIAARAWPEPARGALVALAHAAVDRAA
- a CDS encoding Rv2175c family DNA-binding protein codes for the protein MSAPSDLDQLVGTWLTVPDIAEMLDVDGGKVRRLLQERKLVGVRRGSPPVLSVPADLLVPGHLANPAQPEAPSDDRPWAVLAALQGTLTVLEDDGFTDHETIEWLFSPEETLGTTPIAALRAGRKTEVRRVAQALL
- a CDS encoding LysM peptidoglycan-binding domain-containing protein, translating into MSVNSPRPRTVVRAATGTGATLALATVALAATGTAGHADDYTVRDGDTLTSIARRTGTTVARLAADNALADPSFVRAGQVLRLSTAAPAGPTAPAPSGASYVVRSGDTVSGIAGRHGTTVAAVVAANGLDGRAFIRVGQTLTIPGGARPTASAAPATSPGAAYTVQGGDTVSAIASRHGTTVAAVVAANGLDARAAIRVGQTLTIPGATSGAPATTLVGSTFAGRTYAAHVVGAANQNKAALLAAGVPSRADMQAKVAATARAMGVDPALAQAVAFQESGFEHTSVSPANAIGTMQVIPSSGEWASQLVGRPLNLLDPDDNVVAGVAILRSHVRTAGDLPTAIASYYQGASSVQRNGMFSDTRRYVANVQTLMTRFG